From Pseudomonas sp. stari2, a single genomic window includes:
- a CDS encoding DUF72 domain-containing protein has translation MDLPYYLGCPSWSENAWREYLYPADAKTSDFLGLYSQVFNAVEGNTTFYASPSPATVARWAEVMPEHFRFTAKFPGDISHGGDLRDQLTATETFIQLLSPLGERVSPLWLQLSKSFTPQRLPELAAFIDAFDRPLAVEVRHEQFFAKGESERLLNRLLLDRGVERICLDPRALFSCLSTESSVIHAQSKKPRVPTRPAAFTQFPQVRFIGHPELEANDPFLVPWVAKIAEWIEEGRTPYIFLHTADNILAAKLAQRFHAQLMQRLPGLPPLPELYREPAAEQLGLL, from the coding sequence ATGGATCTGCCTTACTACCTCGGTTGCCCGTCCTGGAGTGAAAACGCCTGGCGCGAGTATCTGTATCCGGCAGACGCCAAGACCTCCGATTTCCTCGGTCTGTATTCGCAAGTGTTCAACGCCGTGGAAGGCAACACGACTTTCTACGCCAGCCCTTCGCCGGCCACCGTGGCGCGCTGGGCCGAGGTCATGCCCGAACACTTTCGTTTCACCGCCAAATTCCCCGGCGATATCAGCCACGGCGGTGACCTGCGCGATCAACTGACCGCCACCGAAACCTTCATTCAATTGCTCAGCCCGCTCGGCGAACGTGTATCGCCACTGTGGCTGCAACTGTCGAAAAGCTTCACTCCGCAACGCTTGCCAGAACTCGCAGCCTTCATCGACGCGTTTGATCGACCGCTGGCGGTGGAAGTGCGCCATGAGCAGTTCTTCGCCAAGGGCGAGAGTGAACGCCTGCTCAATCGCCTGTTGCTGGATCGCGGCGTTGAGCGCATCTGCCTCGATCCGCGCGCGTTGTTCAGTTGTCTGTCCACCGAGTCTTCGGTGATCCACGCGCAATCGAAAAAGCCCCGCGTGCCAACCCGTCCGGCAGCGTTCACCCAATTCCCGCAGGTGCGCTTCATCGGCCATCCCGAGCTTGAGGCCAACGATCCGTTTCTGGTGCCGTGGGTGGCGAAGATTGCCGAGTGGATCGAAGAGGGCCGTACGCCGTACATCTTCCTGCACACCGCCGATAACATCCTGGCAGCAAAGCTTGCGCAGCGTTTTCACGCACAGCTGATGCAACGTTTGCCTGGCCTGCCACCGCTGCCTGAGCTATACAGAGAACCCGCCGCGGAGCAACTTGGCTTGCTCTGA
- a CDS encoding class I SAM-dependent methyltransferase, whose amino-acid sequence MEQPAACRIHVEALGPTFEAQAEQWAQRLNLPLQVADGEFALQVGEQGLQLQQLGPDAPGPVRVDFVEGGAAHRRLYGGGSGQMIAKAVGIAQGVRPRVLDATAGLGKDAFVLASLGCEMSLIERQPLIGALLEDGLARAAEDFDVAPIVARMTLLKGNSIDVMRNWEGEPPQVIYLDPMFPHREKTALVKKEMRLFRPLVGDDPDAPALLEAALALATHRVVVKRPRKAPCIEGPKPSHALDGKSSRYDIYPKKALKA is encoded by the coding sequence ATTGAGCAACCCGCGGCCTGCCGCATCCATGTCGAAGCCCTCGGCCCGACGTTCGAAGCGCAGGCCGAGCAGTGGGCGCAGCGCCTGAACCTGCCGTTACAGGTGGCCGACGGCGAGTTCGCCTTGCAGGTCGGCGAGCAGGGTTTGCAACTGCAACAGCTTGGGCCGGATGCGCCGGGGCCGGTGCGGGTCGACTTCGTCGAAGGTGGCGCGGCCCATCGCCGGCTCTACGGCGGTGGCAGCGGGCAGATGATCGCCAAGGCGGTCGGTATCGCCCAAGGCGTGCGTCCGCGGGTGCTGGATGCCACGGCGGGGCTGGGCAAGGATGCGTTCGTGCTGGCGAGCCTGGGCTGCGAGATGAGCTTGATCGAGCGTCAGCCGCTGATCGGCGCGTTGCTTGAGGATGGTCTGGCCCGCGCGGCGGAAGATTTCGACGTGGCACCGATCGTGGCGCGGATGACGCTGCTCAAGGGCAACTCGATTGACGTGATGCGCAACTGGGAAGGCGAGCCACCGCAGGTGATCTACCTCGACCCGATGTTTCCGCACCGTGAGAAAACCGCCCTGGTGAAGAAGGAAATGCGCCTGTTCCGCCCGCTGGTGGGCGATGACCCGGATGCACCGGCCTTGCTGGAAGCGGCGTTGGCGCTGGCCACGCACCGGGTGGTGGTCAAGCGCCCGCGCAAGGCTCCGTGCATCGAAGGGCCGAAGCCGAGCCATGCGCTGGATGGCAAATCCAGTCGCTATGACATCTACCCGAAGAAAGCGCTCAAGGCCTGA
- the adk gene encoding adenylate kinase, producing MRVILLGAPGAGKGTQAKFITEKFGIPQISTGDMLRAAVKAGTPLGVQAKSIMDAGGLVSDDLIIALVKDRIAQADCANGFLFDGFPRTIPQAEALVTAGVELDAVVEIAVEDEEIVQRIAGRRVHEASGRVYHIVYNPPKIAGKDDITGEELVQRKDDTEETVRHRLSVYHSQTKPLVDFYQKLSAANGKPKYSHIPGVGSVEAITAKVLEALS from the coding sequence ATGCGCGTCATTCTGCTGGGAGCTCCCGGGGCCGGTAAAGGTACTCAGGCTAAGTTCATCACCGAGAAATTCGGCATCCCGCAAATCTCCACCGGCGACATGCTGCGAGCTGCGGTCAAGGCCGGCACTCCGCTGGGCGTTCAAGCCAAGAGCATCATGGATGCCGGCGGCCTGGTGTCGGATGACCTGATCATCGCACTGGTCAAGGACCGCATCGCTCAGGCTGACTGCGCCAACGGTTTCCTGTTCGACGGTTTCCCGCGCACCATTCCTCAGGCTGAAGCGCTGGTGACTGCCGGTGTCGAGCTGGATGCCGTGGTTGAAATCGCTGTTGAAGACGAAGAGATCGTTCAGCGTATCGCCGGCCGTCGTGTTCACGAGGCCAGCGGCCGTGTGTACCACATCGTCTACAACCCGCCGAAGATTGCCGGCAAAGACGACATCACCGGTGAAGAGCTGGTGCAGCGCAAGGACGACACCGAAGAAACCGTGCGTCATCGCCTGTCGGTCTACCACTCGCAGACCAAGCCGCTGGTGGACTTCTACCAGAAGCTGTCGGCTGCCAACGGCAAGCCGAAGTACAGCCACATCCCGGGCGTCGGTTCGGTTGAGGCGATCACCGCCAAGGTTCTTGAAGCACTGAGCTGA
- a CDS encoding oxaloacetate decarboxylase, translating into MDAQARKEQVRKAEAFKALHERPGIFVIPNPWDAGSAKMLASLGYQALATTSAGYAFSQGKPDGALGLEETLNNVRAIAAATDLPVAVDLENGFADAPAESAQSLLRAAEAGAVGGSIEDATGRPDAPVYCFEHAVARIEAAVAAVRTLPFRFTLTARAENYLHGNPDINDTIRRLQAFAEAGADVLYAPGLRTAEEVLAVVRAVAPKPVNVLMSGGLKLTVQQLEEMGVKRISTGSALALAAFGEFFRAAEEIQQSGTFGFTSRSMPYAKANQFFKG; encoded by the coding sequence ATGGACGCCCAAGCCCGCAAAGAACAAGTCCGTAAAGCCGAAGCCTTCAAAGCCCTGCATGAACGTCCAGGGATATTCGTGATTCCCAATCCGTGGGATGCAGGTTCCGCGAAGATGCTTGCCAGCCTGGGTTATCAGGCGCTGGCGACCACCAGTGCCGGTTATGCGTTTTCCCAGGGTAAGCCCGATGGTGCCCTTGGCCTCGAAGAAACCTTGAACAACGTCCGGGCGATTGCTGCCGCCACGGATTTGCCGGTGGCGGTGGATCTGGAAAACGGTTTTGCCGACGCTCCGGCCGAGTCCGCGCAAAGTCTGCTGCGAGCGGCCGAAGCTGGCGCAGTGGGTGGTTCCATAGAAGATGCCACAGGGCGCCCGGACGCACCTGTCTACTGTTTCGAACATGCCGTGGCGCGGATTGAAGCCGCAGTAGCAGCGGTGCGCACGTTGCCTTTTCGCTTCACCCTGACGGCCCGTGCGGAAAACTACCTGCACGGCAATCCGGATATCAACGACACCATTCGCCGCCTGCAGGCGTTCGCCGAAGCTGGCGCCGATGTGCTCTACGCTCCGGGTCTGAGGACAGCTGAAGAGGTACTGGCGGTGGTGCGCGCAGTCGCGCCGAAACCGGTCAACGTGTTGATGTCCGGTGGCCTGAAACTGACCGTGCAGCAACTGGAAGAAATGGGTGTGAAACGCATCAGTACCGGCTCGGCGCTGGCGCTGGCGGCGTTTGGTGAGTTCTTTCGGGCTGCTGAAGAAATTCAGCAATCGGGCACGTTCGGCTTCACTTCGCGTTCGATGCCGTACGCGAAGGCCAATCAGTTTTTCAAGGGCTGA
- a CDS encoding energy transducer TonB codes for MSGILPTSIGYISPTGDFSRHNTQALGGVSHLWQDFFAQALAEQSSDVVPACGTFPPVDLESPEEPTVGSELHAHIIDQRECNVVETPVRPPEPLFLPIAEIDMNLAEPYPPFPPEAIKTQQKQQDFDSSWVRPVVINNGQPIPEPGPAPQKKPLYLPIAEFDLDLLQPYPPFPPEEIVEQQKALDFDNGWVRPIVQQNLRIAA; via the coding sequence ATGTCAGGCATTCTTCCCACATCGATTGGCTACATTTCGCCCACAGGCGATTTCAGCCGTCATAACACTCAAGCATTGGGCGGCGTCAGCCACCTGTGGCAGGATTTCTTTGCCCAGGCCCTGGCCGAACAATCGAGTGATGTGGTGCCGGCCTGTGGCACCTTCCCGCCGGTCGATCTCGAAAGCCCTGAAGAACCGACTGTCGGCAGCGAACTGCACGCCCACATCATCGACCAGCGCGAATGCAACGTGGTGGAAACCCCGGTTCGCCCGCCTGAGCCGCTGTTCCTGCCGATTGCCGAAATCGATATGAACCTGGCCGAGCCGTATCCTCCGTTCCCGCCGGAAGCAATCAAGACTCAGCAAAAGCAGCAGGATTTCGACAGCAGTTGGGTTCGTCCGGTCGTGATCAACAACGGTCAGCCAATTCCGGAACCGGGCCCTGCCCCGCAGAAAAAGCCGCTGTACCTGCCGATTGCCGAGTTCGACCTGGATCTGCTGCAGCCTTACCCACCGTTCCCGCCGGAAGAAATCGTCGAACAGCAGAAAGCCCTGGACTTCGATAACGGCTGGGTGCGCCCGATCGTTCAGCAGAACCTGCGCATCGCCGCCTGA
- a CDS encoding TetR/AcrR family transcriptional regulator produces MSNNLSAPNGPGRPKDPAKRQAILEAAKILFLSHGYANTSMDAVAAEAGVSKLTVYSHFNDKETLFSAAVVAKCEEQLPPLFFELPDGIAVENVLLNIARGFHHLINSDESVNLHRLIMALGSQDPKLSLIFFEAGPQRMVQGMERLLRRIDETGALRIHNPHNAAEHFFCLIKGAGNFRLLYGCGEPLTGEAAESHVQEVVELFMRAYRP; encoded by the coding sequence ATGTCGAACAATCTTTCAGCTCCAAACGGCCCCGGCCGCCCGAAGGATCCGGCCAAGCGCCAGGCGATTCTCGAAGCGGCGAAAATCCTGTTCCTGAGTCATGGCTATGCCAACACCAGCATGGACGCGGTGGCCGCCGAGGCTGGCGTGTCGAAGCTGACGGTCTACAGCCATTTCAATGACAAGGAGACGCTGTTTTCCGCCGCTGTCGTTGCCAAATGCGAGGAGCAATTGCCACCGCTGTTCTTCGAATTGCCGGACGGCATCGCGGTGGAAAATGTGTTGCTGAACATTGCCAGAGGCTTTCATCACCTGATCAACAGCGATGAATCGGTGAACCTGCATCGCCTGATCATGGCGCTGGGCAGCCAGGATCCGAAGCTGTCGCTGATCTTCTTCGAGGCCGGCCCGCAGCGCATGGTGCAAGGCATGGAGCGGCTTTTGCGGCGGATCGATGAGACTGGCGCGCTGCGCATCCACAACCCGCACAACGCCGCCGAACACTTCTTCTGCCTGATCAAGGGCGCGGGGAATTTCCGGTTGCTGTATGGCTGCGGTGAACCACTGACCGGAGAGGCGGCGGAAAGCCATGTGCAGGAAGTGGTCGAGTTATTCATGCGCGCCTATCGCCCTTGA
- the ppc gene encoding phosphoenolpyruvate carboxylase, protein MTDIDARLREDVHLLGELLGNTIRDQYGEAFLDKIEQIRKGAKADRRGSMDAELSASLNQLSEDELLPVARAFNQFLNLANIAEQYQLIHRREESQAAPFESRVLPELLARLREEGHSADSLARQLSRLEIELVLTAHPTEVARRTLIQKYDAIAAQLAAQDHRDLTSAERQQIHNTLQRLIAEAWHTEEIRRTRPTPVDEAKWGFAVIEHSLWQAIPNHMRKADQALFAATGLRLPLEAAPIRFASWMGGDRDGNPNVTAAVTREVLLLARWMAADLYLRDVDHLAAELSMQQASDALKAKAGDSAEPYRAVLKQLRERLRATRNWAHASLTATTPAPADVLHNNRDLLDPLELCYHSLHECGMGVIADGPLLDCLRRAVTFGLFLVRLDVRQDSSRHTAAMTEITDYLGLGRYEDWDEEQRISFLTRELQNRRPLLPAHFKPSADTAEVLATCKEIAAAPGASLGSYVISMAGAASDVLAVQLLLKDSGVLRPMRVVPLFETLADLDNAGPVIERLLLLPGYRARLQGPQEVMIGYSDSAKDAGTTAAAWAQYRAQERLVEICREQQVELLLFHGRGGTVGRGGGPAHAAILSQPPGSVAGRFRTTEQGEMIRFKFGLPDIAEQNLNLYLAAVLEATLLPPPPPTPEWRHLMDELAADGVSAYRAVVRENPQFVEYFRQSTPEQELGRLPLGSRPAKRRAGGIESLRAIPWIFGWTQTRLMLPAWLGWETALSKALERGEGELLGQMREQWPFFRTRIDMLEMVLAKADADIALSYDERLVESDLLPLGAHLRDLLSQACSVVLGLTGQSQLLAHSPDTLEFIRLRNTYLDPLHLLQAELLARSRQQNVEQGSPVEQALLVSVAGIAAGLRNTG, encoded by the coding sequence ATGACCGATATTGATGCACGCTTGCGCGAAGACGTTCACCTGCTCGGTGAACTGTTGGGCAACACCATCCGTGACCAGTACGGCGAGGCGTTTCTCGACAAGATCGAGCAGATTCGCAAGGGCGCCAAGGCCGATCGGCGCGGCTCGATGGACGCCGAACTCAGCGCCAGCCTCAATCAATTGAGCGAAGACGAGCTGCTGCCGGTGGCGCGGGCCTTCAACCAGTTTCTCAACCTGGCGAACATCGCCGAGCAGTACCAGCTCATTCATCGCCGCGAAGAGTCGCAAGCCGCACCGTTCGAGTCCCGCGTACTGCCGGAATTGCTCGCCCGTTTGCGTGAGGAAGGGCACAGCGCCGACTCCCTCGCCCGGCAGTTATCGCGACTGGAAATCGAACTGGTGCTGACCGCGCATCCGACCGAAGTGGCCCGGCGCACGCTGATCCAGAAGTACGACGCGATCGCTGCGCAACTGGCCGCTCAGGATCACCGCGATTTGACCAGTGCTGAACGCCAGCAGATCCACAACACATTGCAACGCTTGATCGCCGAAGCCTGGCACACCGAAGAAATCCGCCGAACCCGGCCGACTCCGGTGGACGAAGCCAAGTGGGGATTTGCGGTGATCGAGCATTCGCTGTGGCAAGCGATTCCCAACCATATGCGCAAGGCCGATCAGGCGCTTTTCGCCGCCACTGGCCTGCGTTTGCCGCTGGAAGCTGCGCCGATCCGATTTGCTTCGTGGATGGGTGGCGACCGCGACGGCAACCCGAACGTGACCGCTGCCGTGACCCGCGAAGTGCTGTTGCTGGCGCGCTGGATGGCGGCGGATCTGTACCTGCGTGACGTCGATCACCTGGCGGCCGAACTGTCGATGCAGCAGGCCAGCGATGCGCTCAAGGCCAAGGCCGGTGACAGCGCCGAACCCTATCGCGCGGTGCTCAAGCAATTGCGCGAACGCCTGCGCGCTACGCGCAACTGGGCCCATGCCTCCTTGACCGCAACTACCCCGGCACCGGCCGATGTGTTGCACAACAACCGCGACCTGCTCGATCCGCTGGAGCTGTGCTATCACTCGCTGCACGAATGCGGTATGGGCGTGATCGCCGACGGACCGTTGCTCGATTGCCTGCGCCGCGCGGTGACCTTCGGTCTGTTCCTGGTGCGCCTCGATGTGCGTCAGGATTCGTCGCGACACACCGCCGCCATGACCGAAATCACCGATTACCTCGGCCTCGGTCGCTATGAAGACTGGGATGAAGAACAGCGCATCAGCTTCCTGACCCGTGAACTGCAAAATCGTCGGCCGTTGCTGCCGGCGCATTTCAAACCCTCGGCCGACACCGCCGAAGTGCTCGCCACCTGCAAGGAAATCGCCGCCGCGCCGGGGGCTTCGCTGGGTTCCTATGTGATCTCCATGGCCGGCGCTGCCTCCGATGTGCTGGCGGTGCAACTGCTGCTGAAGGACTCTGGTGTGCTGCGGCCGATGCGCGTGGTGCCGCTGTTCGAAACTCTTGCCGACCTCGACAACGCCGGCCCGGTGATCGAGCGCCTGTTGCTGCTGCCGGGTTACCGCGCACGTCTGCAAGGTCCGCAGGAAGTGATGATCGGTTATTCCGACTCGGCCAAGGACGCCGGCACCACTGCAGCGGCCTGGGCGCAATACCGGGCTCAGGAGCGACTGGTGGAAATATGTCGCGAGCAGCAAGTCGAACTGCTGCTGTTCCACGGTCGCGGTGGCACCGTGGGCCGTGGCGGCGGCCCGGCTCACGCGGCGATTCTGTCGCAGCCGCCGGGTTCGGTGGCAGGGCGGTTCCGCACCACCGAGCAGGGGGAAATGATTCGATTCAAATTCGGCCTGCCGGACATCGCCGAGCAAAACCTCAATCTCTATCTGGCTGCCGTGCTCGAAGCGACTTTGCTGCCACCGCCGCCACCGACGCCCGAATGGCGGCATTTGATGGATGAACTGGCTGCTGATGGTGTCAGCGCCTACCGTGCCGTCGTGCGGGAAAATCCGCAGTTCGTGGAGTATTTTCGCCAGTCGACGCCGGAGCAGGAGTTGGGGCGTTTGCCGTTGGGCAGCCGTCCGGCCAAGCGCCGCGCCGGTGGCATCGAAAGCCTGCGGGCGATTCCGTGGATCTTCGGCTGGACCCAGACGCGCTTGATGCTGCCTGCGTGGCTGGGTTGGGAAACCGCGTTGAGCAAGGCGCTGGAGCGCGGCGAAGGCGAATTGCTGGGGCAGATGCGCGAGCAGTGGCCGTTTTTCCGAACTCGCATCGACATGCTGGAGATGGTGCTGGCCAAGGCAGATGCCGACATTGCGCTGTCCTACGACGAGCGACTGGTTGAGTCGGACTTGTTACCTTTGGGTGCGCACTTACGCGACCTATTGTCGCAGGCATGTTCCGTGGTCCTCGGCCTGACCGGTCAGTCGCAGCTGCTGGCACATAGCCCGGACACCCTCGAATTCATCCGTCTGCGCAACACCTATCTCGACCCGCTGCATCTGTTGCAGGCCGAACTGCTGGCGCGCTCGCGGCAGCAGAATGTCGAGCAGGGCAGCCCGGTAGAACAGGCGTTGCTGGTGTCTGTGGCGGGGATTGCCGCCGGTTTGCGAAATACCGGCTAA
- the tsaB gene encoding tRNA (adenosine(37)-N6)-threonylcarbamoyltransferase complex dimerization subunit type 1 TsaB: MSTLLALDTATEACSVALLHDGKVTSHYEVIPRLHAQKLLPMIQQLLADAGTTLQAVDAIAFGRGPGAFTGVRIAIGVVQGLAFALDRPVLPVSNLAVLAQRAYREHGVSQVAAAIDARMDEVYWGCYRETAGEMRLVGVEAVLPPEVAALPDDATGDWFGAGTGWGYGERIAVNLIGSDATMLPHAEDLLTLARFAWARGESIPADDAQPVYLRDKVATPKSR; this comes from the coding sequence ATGAGCACCTTGCTGGCCCTGGACACCGCGACTGAAGCTTGCTCCGTTGCCTTGCTGCATGACGGCAAGGTCACGAGCCATTACGAGGTGATCCCGCGCCTGCACGCGCAGAAACTGCTGCCGATGATCCAGCAACTGCTGGCCGACGCCGGCACCACGCTGCAAGCGGTGGACGCGATCGCGTTCGGTCGTGGCCCGGGCGCGTTCACCGGTGTGCGCATCGCCATCGGTGTGGTGCAAGGCCTGGCGTTTGCCCTGGATCGTCCGGTGTTGCCGGTATCGAACCTGGCAGTGCTGGCGCAACGGGCTTATCGCGAGCACGGCGTGAGCCAGGTCGCGGCGGCGATCGATGCGCGCATGGATGAAGTGTATTGGGGCTGCTATCGCGAGACGGCCGGGGAGATGCGGCTGGTCGGCGTCGAAGCTGTGTTGCCGCCGGAAGTCGCCGCGCTGCCGGACGATGCGACTGGCGACTGGTTCGGTGCCGGCACCGGTTGGGGCTACGGCGAGCGCATCGCGGTCAATCTGATCGGTTCCGACGCAACCATGCTGCCCCATGCCGAAGACCTGCTGACGTTGGCCCGCTTCGCTTGGGCGCGCGGTGAGTCGATCCCGGCAGACGACGCTCAGCCGGTTTACCTGCGCGATAAAGTGGCCACCCCGAAATCCCGCTGA